The sequence CTCCTTGAACTTAAGGAATAAAATTCTGGCGCTTTAGGAACTGCACgggtgttttttggggaaaaacaaTTACTTCAGTTCCTACAAAACTGCTAAAGGCAAGGGATTTGGTATCAGTCCCTTACAGCTGACAGCTTGTCCTTGTAGAAATTGTGTGAATTCCGAAGAGTTTGGATAAACTTGCCACGTGCGGTTTGTCTCGAGGAGACTGAGCTGCTCTCACCCTGTCACCTTCAGGTGGAGCTGGGGCGCTGAATTCTCCCAAAAACTGGGtttgagcagagctgccagtgccaggctgcGTAGtccccaaaaaaatctgagGGAAGAGCGAGATCAAATCCAAGTGCCAATCTTATCTAAAACTTTTTCCCTACATCCCTTAGCTTGCCCGTGGGCACTGGGAGGGTCTCTGATTTCGGGCTCCCTGGGGAAACGCCAGGATCCCGCACTTCCCTCTGCGCAGCCTTTCCTTAGCACAGGCTTTTGGTGCTGCTCTAGGGATGGGAAACACTCCAGGCTCAGACAGGAACGGGTCGGATTTGATACGTGCGTTTTTCCgggagctggaacagagaagcACAACCCCGGTGATTTTGGGAGTCCTGGGGGGACCTTTTAGCCCTGCCTGACCCTGcggagctgcagctggaaatgagactgtgctggagagcaggaatgggagagATGGGgtctgtgagcacagggagcccCCCTTGGCTGGTATCAATGTGCTGGGGGGTCATTCCTGCTGTATCTCCTTGCACTTCTATTAATCCAGCTAATGGAAGCGCTTTAACcgggtgctgctggcagctgtgccgAAATCGCTTCCTGAGCCGGCTCCAAGGCTccggctgctgctccagccccggcTCATCCTGCCCCGCATCTGCTCGTGATGCAATTCCCGCAGGAACGGGGAGGcttggggaggaggggagggtgTGAGCCGGAGCTGTGGGACGCCCATCCCCTCTGAGAATGAGTCCTGGAAATCAGACCCAAAGCTGGTGCCCAGGACACTGAAGGGAAAATCCCACCGGACAGTCAGATTTCTTGATAGCTGTAGGTTCTGAGTAATtatgggagaaaaataaacatggtTGAAGAAAATAACGGGGTCTGAGGAAAGGAAACGATGTCGGGAATATGTGAGATGTGTTGATGTGGGGAGAAAATTTTCCTGTGGCTTTTCCTGAAGTTTCACTGCTGTCTGTCTTGTTTGTCCACTTAATGAAGCTGCTCAGGGCCAGTTTCTGAAAGTTCCAGTTTTAGCTAAATCTTATTTAAATCTGCCTGCCCCCGCGTTAACTCAGGACCTCTCCTTTTTGTGAGGACTCCCTGTGTGCTCTGACCCCGGCCAAGCTCTGCAGTGGTGACAGCAGGAGTGGCACGGCACCACTGTGACCATTTGGCAGTTCAGGCAAAGTGTGACTGCCCCCCACCACTCACCAGTTTAAACCCAGCTTCCTCCCGCTCCCACATCATTCTCTTTTCGTGGGACAACCTCGGCTCTCTTCAGGCAGGGCATTTTGGGTTGATCCGCTGCCTCTCTCCCATGTGGATCCCGTGTCCTCCTAACACAAAGCCCTCACATAGAGCCTTGGAGATAGTTTTAAATGAGGGCAAGTGGCCTTTGCTTTGCTCTGGTCCCCTTTGTCGCAGaccccctgtccctggggcGGTCTGGGGTGAGTTCCCCGAGGCAGATTCCCCTCGGGATGAGGCTGAAGGTCCCTCtttgcccagccctgagccccaggCAGGTGTCTGCGCCCCACACTGCACTGGGGGCTCTGTGGGCAGCACCCAGGGCTCCTCTTGAGTTCGCAGGGATTGGAAGGAGGTGGGAGCTCTTTATCTGTGCAATCCTACCTCGGGGGCTGTGTGGGattgggagggagggagggagaggctgcaggcagcttcCATTCCCTGTCAGCCTTTCATCCTCTGTCCCAGGGCCACAGCCACCCTGTCTCCATCCCTGTTTACTGATGGGGCCGATAGGGCCGAGGCAGGAGGGGTTGCAGGTCCCCTTAATCGCCCTGTCACCGGCCGGCCAGCCTCAGACACTCTCAGAGGATGTTGTGACTGCGCTGAATTACAATGTTTGTTGTTTCTCACTCCCAATAATTGACATTTGATAGCGACTACCGTAAAAGCGGCcgaggagctggggctgaggcagagaggcaggagccGGGCGCTGCGGAGCCCCGCTCGCTGTCCCGGGGCAATTTGGGGACCTTTGGGGACAGGATCGTGGAGGGGCCGTGGAAACCTCCCGCGGACGGGCTGGGGGCTTTGGGTTGTGCCTTGGGGTGTCCGTACCTTTCCTTGCAGTGAATAAATCAACCCCACGCTCCCGACACCAGCCCGGCGACAAGGGAAGCGgctttaaaactatttttaaaattccttaaaaCACAAATACCGTTTGCAGGCGGCAAAACGGGAATGGCGAAGGCAGGGGAAGGCTACACAAACCCGGGGGGACCGGCGGGGAAAGGCTCCCGGAGCGGGGGGGGGACCGGCGGGGAAAGGCTCCCGGAGCGGGGAGGCGGCCCGGGAGAGCCCCCGGGATGCGCAAGAACGCCAGGGACGCCGAGGTTCAGCCACTCTCTTTAATGACAACTCGCTGATCTCCGTCAGCTTGTACAGCAAAGGGCAACACGTACGAAGGGGCGGACAGTGCATTTCCATACTAACTCACGTTTTAGTGCAGAACCCTACGGGACCTGGCGGGCCGGAGTGTCTGTGTCCCTCGGCCCGGCTGGGCTGggagtctgtctgtctgtctgtcctcaGGCTGGCAAAGGACATCTGGGGGTGCCGAACTGACCGAACAGCGGGGACCGTACGGGAAGTGCAAAAATTAAATGTGGATGACAATAATTATTAGTATAGagtaaaagttaaaaaaaaaaagagagttgCAGGGCTTGGCTGGGTCTTGTTGAATTAGTATAGagtaaaagtttaaaaaaaaaaagagagagttGCAGGGCTTGGCTGGGTCTTGTTGGGAACAAGTCACGCCAAATTACCGGCTGGTTTgtaggaaggaaggaggagaattATCAGGGTGAAGAATCCGAGtggaaagggagggagaggggccGGGAAATGCGGGTATCCCCTGCACGGAATACCAAAACCCGCCCCGTCCGCGGCCACCACACTCGTGAGATCCTCGGGGCTGCTCCACCGAACCCCGCAGTCCTCCAGCCCCgcagcctggagctgtcccGAGCCCGGCTCGCAGCCCGTCCATCCCCATCCCCGGGGGACGCGGGCTGGGCGCGGGGCTCTACCAGGCTCGGATCCCGTGCAAGGTGGAGATGCCCGCGTTGCCCTGCGGGATGGGCGTTTGCACCGAATTCAAGTCCCCCACGCTGAAGTTCATGAAGTTGTTGGCGGGCGCCGAGGGCTGCATGGGCTGCATGGAGGGGTAGCTGCAGTTGTAGTTGGCGTTGCAGGCGGGGCTGTTGTAGTTGCTGTACGCGGGGTAGGCGTTGTAGCTGTAGGGGTTGATGCTGACATTGTAGGGCGAGCTGTAGGGGGACGATTCCCCCAGGCAGGGCTTCCCATCGCGCACCAGCACGGGCACCGCGATCCGCCGCGGGGGAGGGATCCCCACCATTTCCAGCGTCTGGTCCTGTCTCTGCCTTTTGCATTTGTACCTTCGATTCTGGAACCAAATTTTCACCTGCGTGGAGGTGAGCTTTAGGACGTTGGCTAGATGGTCCCTCTCTGGGGCCGAGAGGTATTTCTGCTGCTTGAACCTTCTCTCCAGTTCGTACACCTGGGCTTGAGAAAAGAGGACGCGAggtttcctccttttcctctgtctgGGGCGCTCGGGATCTTCCAGGtctcttttctcctgctccaggctcttgtGTAGggaacacagctctgcagcaaaataaaCGGGcgaatgaaaaaaaaagaggaggggaaaatggtgcagagctgtgttccttctcctgctccaggctcttgtGTAGggaacacagctctgcagcaaaataaaCGGGcgaatgaaaaaaaaaagaggaggggaaaatggtgcaaaaaaattaaaaatcgGTATTTATAAATAAAGAGGGTGAAACAAGAGTGAGCGAACCCTGACTCTTTCTCAGCCTCGCAGGCCGCTCCTGCAGCAACGAGCCCGGCCCAGTCCCGTTCTTTAGGTACCTCTTCAACAAACTTTCcgtctttttttgtttgaaaatagcGGTGCCCCATGCACTGATGTGAGTCTCGCCCGCCTGTGCCCCAGCCTGAATTTATCGCACGTAGCTTTGTGCTGAAACCCACCCCAACCCCCGAGCGACTCAAGAGTCACGTTTGTCACCCGGTTCTTGTCCCCAAACTCGGGGTCTCGCGTGtcaccctgcagccctgggtgaATCAGCGGGACCCTCGGTGGGGTCAGCCCCGCCAGGGATAAAGATGCTGCGGCTCAGCGAGCCCCAAAACCGAGCGCTGTCCCCGTTCCCCGCAGCCCTGGGGACCCGAGCGCTCGGGGATCACCATCCCTCTaccctcccttttttctccGAGCCCCCGCAGCAGCGCTCGGCTTTACCTTTCTTGTCTGCCTTGGCCTCCTTGGCCGAGTCCATCTCCATGTAGCTTTTCACGTAGTAGGAGCCGGGGAAGGCGGCGGTGGTTTTGCCGGGGGGCGGCTCGGGCAGCTCCTCCCGCAGCTCGGGCAGGGCCGGGGGCTCGGCAGCGAACGCCTCCTGCTTGAAGGTGGCCAGCATGCAGGACGGGGAGGCCAGCGAGGCCAGCTCCATGGAGCCCAGGCcgccctgctgctgctgctgctccaggttcAGAATATCCTTCACCGAGAAGGGGGTGCTTGTCACAGGGCTAGGAAACATTGCGGAGGACAGCGGGGCAGCGGCCGCAGCCCAGGGTCATGGAAAAGTAGGTGGGGAGCAGCCAAGGTGGAGCAGTGGTGGAGCGTGGGCTCCCGGAGGGGGCACATAGCATTCCCGAGAGTAGCCCTGACTTGTGCACGGCGGGCAGGTACGACCCGACCATAAGGCGAGGGAAGGAGGGACTAGGCAGTTTTTGGGTGACTTTAGCTTTCTATTGGCCAACATTGCGGTGATGGTATGAGAGATGCAAAGTTCCATGTCACCTAATATAGTAATACATCTCAAAAACAGCTCCGCTCTTTTAAAGGGGCGGCACTGCATTTATCCAGCTTTGCAGCGGGGAGTTTGTTCAtccatttgaaacaaaaaaaaaaaaaaaccaaacccaaaaaagaaTGGCCAAAGCGTACAGAGTCACTATCTGACGCTATCTATCATACAGTCAGATTAAATAAACAGGCCGGGAGGAAACCATCAACCAAATATgtgctgatttaatttttttttaagcgaGAGAACGGAGGTTTCGTTTTTAGTATTCTGCAATATCCGATGGCAGGAACTAAAAAACGGGAGTTCGCTGCTCTGTGAAGTGCTCAAGGGGATATCCACGCTCAGGGTTTATACAGATATTCTGAAGCAGCATAATGATTGCAAAGTCCAGCTGACAGGAGAGagaccctgagcagcagctcagggctttGGAGAGAGAAATGCCGACTGGGTTTTCCCTCGTTTGTTTGTAAAACTTAAACGCTCAAGGGGAAATCCACGCTCAGGGTTTATACAGATATTCTGAAGCAGCCCAATGGTTGCAAAGTCCAGCTGACAGGAGAGCgaccctgagcagcagctcaagcAGCATAATGATTGCAAAGTCCAGCTGACAGGAGAGagaccctgagcagcagctcagggctttGGAGAGAGAAATGCCGACTGGGTTTTCCCTCGTTTGTTtgtaaaacttaaaaaaaaaaaaggcgctgtctggaggaaaaaaaaaattaaataagcgCTGATGAAGGTGTTGCAAAATATCCAGGGGTAAGAGAGGAGTGAGTAAAGCAAGGGGCTTCACTGTCCCCGGCCGGGTGGGTGCAGGGCCCGGGTTCATGCGGCAGAGGTGGGGCTCATTCATTTAACTCGCATGGAGCCGCTAAAATAAACCTTAGCTTTGTGGGTTAGGAggggtgaggaaaaaaaaaatcagaaataaataaagaatgtCCTTTAGCGCTCCAGCGCCCGGCTGAGAGAGGCACGGGGGTGGGCTCGGTGGGAGCAGAGCGCAGAAACCCTGAAGGGATGCGGTGAGTTTGGGGGGACCTTGGCTGAGCCCCGCTCTCGGGGTCACAGCGTGCAAATCCTTTATCCTCCCGCAGGAAGGGACCCTCCGGGCCGGCTGGAAAGGTGAACACCTGCCCACCCCCAGCAGGATGGACCCCCGAGGTTTTGTGTCTCTACACCCCGGGATCTCTTACAGGGAGTTTAATTCTGGATGTTTTTGCGGGCGGTGCTGCCCAGAGCCGCAGCATCCCCGGCGCTCGCAGCCCGCGGCTGTGCCGGGAGCGATTCATGGGCGAACCAGCCCCGCATCTGTCCCGGTGTCAGTCAGAGCGATCTCTGGGAACGGGGAGGACTGAAATATTGCCATTTAATGAGGGGAGGGGTCGGCCAAGCGGCCAGCTCGATCCTCGCGGCTGCGTTTCCTGCAGAGCGCCCTGTGAAATAACTCCAGGGGATGGATGCAGGAGAAAGGGTGAAGTGCCCGGGGAATGTGGAGGCAGCCCAGAGAGAGGGGCCTGTGGAGGAGCTTTGCAGAGTGTTTGCGGCACCCCTGGCCCTCCGCGGGCTTCCTTAACCTCGCCGCCTCCTTTTCATTACAAGCTTATAGGGACAGGTCAGATACAGGCTAAAATAACGAAATGCTGCCGAtcctccccaaacccagagcCGCATCCCCATCCTACGGGATGGCAGAGACTGCTTCCAGCGCCCCTTTCCTTTATCCCGGGCCAGGCTTGGAGCTCGCAGGGCAGTTCCTGGCCCGGAGGTTTCCCTGGGTCCGGAGCGCATCCCGGGGAGCGGGAGGTCCCGACAATCCGCTATTAATTGAGGATCGCCGGGCTCCCTCCGGCCCCCCGGTCACACGGCGGCTGCCGATCGATGTGGGCCCGGCTGGGCGGCTGCCGATCGATGTGGGCCCGGCTGCACAGGGTGGAAGTGATTAATTGAACGATAAGCCCGAGCTATCATTTGGAATGTCATTAATGCGTCGGGGAGACATTCATTGGAGACAGACAGCGTTATCTCCGCTTTATCTTCAACAATGCATCACTTTTAATACTGCAGTTTAGAAACAAATGGGGGCTTTAGCCTTAGCCCTTCTCTTCGTGTTTATATTTTTGGAAGAATCACAACTAGTGGGAGTCCCGGGCTCGGCCCCCTGATAAATGAACATTAGCACTTTTTAGAACTACTGTATCAACAAAAAGAGCTGCAGGGCCGCAATAATTGGTGAAAAAGCAAACACTCCGCAAAGAGaggccagctctgctctgtgtccgGCTGATTGATGAATAAGTTACTGACATACAGCAGCTCACGGACTTTCCGGGTCGGGGCTCAGCACCCATTCCTCCCCCCTTTCCcacccccttttcccttttcccgGGGCTCTCCAGCAGCCCCCGCTGAAGCCAGGCTCGGGCtgtccaggggcagggacaaaGGTGACCCCAGCTTCCCCCAGCTCCGGACACCGCTCGCAGCCCGCAGGGTCCTGGCCAGCCCGGGGGGACCTGGAGCCGCGGGTGGGAACCCCGAACTCTCCCGCATCACTTTTAACTTTTGCGGACTCGGTTTTGATCCCGTTTATACAACaccggaaaaaaaaaaaaaaagggggggggggggggggggggggggggggggggggggggggctcccccctgtcccacccccttttcccttttcccgGGGCTCTCCAGCAGCCCCCGCTGAAGCCAGGCTCGGGCtgtccaggggcagggacaaaGGTGACCCCAGCTTCCCCCAGCTCCGGACACCGCTCGCAGCCCGCAGGGTCCTGGCCAGCCCGGGGGGACCTGGAGCCGCGGGTGGGAACCCCGAACTCTCCCGCATCACTTTTAACTTTTGCGGACTCGGTTTTGATCCCGTTTATACAACaccggaaaaaaaaaaaaaaagttaaagccAGCAAGGGCCCTTGAAACACTTTCTGCAGACCGAGGCCCCAGGGGTGTAGGTGAGGGGAGATAGGGCGAAAAACCCGCTGCTATTTTTCTGGCTGTCAGAGCCAGAAACTTTCTGGGCAAAGTGGGGGTGTCCTGCTCTGGCCCCGCTGGCTTCACGCTGGTTGCAGGttgctctccctgccccctcGGGACTGAGCCTTGGCCTCTCGTCCGCACCCGCTCGTTGCTTCTTTCCGGGATTGCTGGATGTGATTAGTGTTGAGTTCAGTgtggttttctatttttttttttttaagaaaaaatagcaCACAAAAAatagagagacagacagacacaaaaaaCTTTTCTTGCTGAAGCCACCCAAACAAAGACGAAAAAATTCCCAACCCCGCAATTAGCTCCAGGGGGCACATCCTCTCTCCCTCTGAGCTTTCGACACCTCGGACTGTTTAGAGAGAGAGATGGtaccttttaaaaaagttttcctCTTAATCCCAGTCGGTTAAGATGTCCAGGGCCCCCTCCCGTTCTAATTCCCAGCTATCTCCCGAGGACTCTGTTTATACCTCGCCAGTAAACGCCGGAGTTTGAAACCTTGTCACTAATTGAGTGCTAACACTTCAGGTGCTATAGATTTGTTAAGAGCCAGTAGTCCAGAAATAGCCTATTAGGGTTTCCTTGCGAGAACCGGTGCCAATCTCCCGGTTCCCACCGTGGCGCCGGGAGCCGCCGGCACCCCGGGATCCCTGCGGGGCCCCGAGGGCTCCCCAGGGATTTTTGGGCAGTAATTCTCTCCAAGCCGTGGGGAAGGGGTGCTGCGAACCGGCGAGCCCCGGGTGGATAAATCCTGCCGGAGGGATCGCGGTGCTGCCGTGCGTGTCGGGGTCCAGGAGGGCTTTTAGGGGCTAATGGGGGCGGCTGCGGCCAGGGAAGGTTTTGCTGTCACTCCTCTGGAattctgcagagggaaaagagctTGGAGCTGTCCAGGTACTCCACTCCGCCGCAGCTAAAACCTCCTTTTCttgatactttttttcctaCCCTTAATCtccctaatttttaaaaaaattgcttttttattattctcctctttccctccGGTCCTTTCAAGCTCTAACGAAACTCACTTTTTCCGGCCATCAAAAAGAATTTGGACCTTGACATGAAGCCGGCCTTGGAGAGGGGCCCGGTGCTCGGGACCGCTGCGCTGCGAGCCCGGGGCTTCCTCCGGGACAATCCCGGTACCGGAGCCAGGGCAGCCGGGTGACCCCTGCCACCCCTTCCACCGCCCCCCAGCTCACCCCGCCGAGGATTCAGGGAATAATCGTGCCCCTTCCCTCCGTGCAAAcgctgcagggcagagcacgGAGCGCAGCAGGCGGACAGCAGCGCAGAACCTTCCCTTTATTACAGGACAATTGATGCAGAGCCCCGGGTAAACCTCCCCGGAGCTGTTTGGGTaccccagccccgctcctcgCCTCTTTCTGCCTCCGTGGGTGACTTGGGCAGGAGGACTTGGATAGCAAATGCCTCCGTGGAGTTTCCCCTCCTGTCCTGGGCTCCGTGCCTGGAATCTGACAATTCAGCTGCTTCTTGCACCTCGGGTGCTGGAAGTGTTCCCCTCACCCCGGCTGAAGCGAAAGCTGGGAGCGGGGCAGATAAATGAAAAGCTTTAATTTTGCCCTGcctgtacatttttttttttcttttctgattgtAACTGTGCTGGGTTCGCTGGTGAAGAGAGAGCGATGGGGGAATTGTCCGACCTTCCCGTCGCCCTCTCCCCGTCCTTGGGCAGCGGTCGCGTAATTGGCGCTTGTTTCGGACCCGCCGGTTTTCTGCGCTccagaaaaaggttttttccgCTTCCAGGTAATCCCTAAAGCCATTTTTCGTTGCGTTTCCATGGGGAACGCACTCAGGGCGAGAGCCATACGATGATTTTTAGGGACGGGGAATTAAACGACGGAAAAGACTTTGATGTGACAATGCTTTGTCACCGGCCGGGACGCGCCGGTGTCCGGCGATGGACAGGAAAACAGTTCCAAAAAAGAAATACCTTGCGGGCACTGTGAAGTCTGGGCTGCTTCGAAGGACAAAGCTCTGAACGCGGCGGGGCTTTGTCCTCATCTTCCTTCCCCGGGCCGAGGGGAAGCCCGAAACTGCCGCAAGATTTCAGGGTGTTTGCGGCTTGTCTGTCCGCACGATGTTTTCCAGAGGAGATAAAGGTCTGACTTCTCGGGTTCTTCCTGCTGCCCGTGTAAAATCCGATCCGTCTTGCGATGTCACCGTGCGCGCTTGGCGCTCCTCGGGAGCCAGGGGGGGGTCAGGGGGAGTCACGTTTAACATGAAAGGGTGTTTGGGCTTTATTCGTCTTAAAAGTGTTCTGTCCTCGCCCGCACACACCCGCAGAGGTGAAGGACCGGCCGCGGTCCCGGTATCGCTCGGGGGatccatcctcatcctgcccaaaccctctggaAAAAGCTCTCCTTGAAGGCTCAGCTCGGCCGAGACGGATGGGAGGATGAACCCGGGCGACTTGAGTTACAGAGCGCTGACCCCCGGCGTCTCCCGGCCGTGACCCACAAGCGGAGAGCCATGAAATCGcctgtcctggggctgtgtgtcccctttgccgtccctgtccccgcGGGGCCTGCTCGGGATGCCcgctctgccttccctgcccgTTCCCTTGCTCCAGAAAGGcgaattccctttttttttttaattttttatcgCACTTGGCGCTGGGCAGCCCCGAGAGAGCCTCCCCTCTGTCCCGGGAAATTCTCCTCCGCTCCCCGGGGTGATGCTCCTGCTGGCAGCGCCGCGCCTCTTTCAGGTAATAAtgcataatttcaaaaaaaCTATCCTCAAAAAGCAGCATCCCCTCCAAATCCAAAAACCTGACAActaccaaaattaaaaaaaaaaaaaaggaaggaagaaaggaatacCCCCTGCTGCCGCGGACCTCTCGGACCCGCGATTATTTTTGCCCTGAGATGCGTTTGGCAGAGTCGGTTCTTTCTTTCCCACTCCTGAATCCCGCAAACGGAGGGACCGGGAAAAGCTCAACCCTGCGGAGCAGAATCAGGACTtggagcaatttttttttttttttttttgggaagggggggggggggggggggggggggggggggggggggggggggggggggggggggggggggggggggggggggggggggggggggaattttttttttttttttttgggaagcgGGAAAATTATCCGTGGTTGGTTTTGTAAAAGTCTGATGAGAAATGGATCGGTTTCTCCGAATTGTTCCATTTTTGCATCTTCTCTGGAAAGCAAAAACTCCGGGTGATCCTGCGGCTTCTTTTATAGAAAGCGAATATTTGGGAAGAAATccctgtaaaattaaaatatgtaagaaaGATAAACCGGTAGATACACGCACGAGAAATGGTTTTCATCAACGTGATGAATGTATAAATTACTGTACAAAAAACACAGATATTCCAAGTGCATGGCAAGAAGAAAAGGGTAAAAAGAAACGAAAATCTTGTAAAAGTTCTTCTAAATTTTTAGcttgctcttttatttttttttccaattctgagtaaaattttcaaattttagatATCTTCGCGCACatttattattagtagtagtattagtattatCAGCATTAGTGTTataattatttcaaaggaaaagtcgcataaataaaaccagatctGAATTTTTATTCCCAAAACTTTACCTTAATTATCAGCCCGTTTTTCAGCGGTAGAGAGGGAAGCACCTTTTAACGgcagcctttattttttttctgggagccCTGGAAATCCAACAAAAAAACTGGAGTACAGGAGGGAAAAgtgctcggggggggggggggggggggggggggggggggggggggggggggggggggggggggggggggggggggggggggggggggggggggggggggggggggggggggggggggggggggggggggggggggcaaaaaaaaaaaaaatttctaagtGAAACGCGCAAAACGTGAATCACCCTTTAATTTCTCGGGCAGGGTTTATTTGTGAGAAAATCGGAAGGATTCGGGGTTGGCTGTTGCCACTTTCTTACACTTTTGTCCGCTCTTCTCCCTGGCGGTCTTTTGGAattacttttgatttttaattacaTCGTATCTGCCCGTGCCTGCCAGCTAAAATTAGTGAGAGGAGCCGGCGGGGGCCGCGCTGTTTTTGGGAAAGGAGGAATCTGAGGGAAAGGATCAATCCCGGGAGAAGGGGCTTGGGTGGATCCTGGCTTTGGGATGCGGGGCTTGTGTCACCCAGGGGCGGGGGGACATCCGGAGCTGGGTTTTAAAGCAGGACAGGGATCTCCAGCCCTTGGCTGGGTTATTGCTGTGCTCGGTGTCCTTGCAACCCCCGgctgagcatccccagagctctgcagctccgGGCGTTGTGTGGCTGCACATTCCTggggcagcacctgctgcaggtggagggaggagagctCGGGGATGGTGGTGCTGGAGAAAAACCCTCAGGCCCCATTTCCAGGCCGTCTCTCCAGCTTTCTGATTTGGGAAAAGACCCCTGGTGAGGCACTGCAGCTTTTTGGGGCACCTTCACATTTAAGTTTAGAGCTGGAGTCAGGAAAGATCCTTTCCTCTCATTTCAGTTGTTTTCCTGACCCTGGCCCAGCGCAGTTTTTAATGTTCAGCCTTGATCAGAGCTCAAGAGGACATTTCCTCCTCCAGTGTTTCTCTGGGCAAAGAGGCACCACCAGATTTTTTCCATAA is a genomic window of Ficedula albicollis isolate OC2 chromosome 13, FicAlb1.5, whole genome shotgun sequence containing:
- the NKX2-5 gene encoding homeobox protein Nkx-2.5, with the translated sequence MFPSPVTSTPFSVKDILNLEQQQQQGGLGSMELASLASPSCMLATFKQEAFAAEPPALPELREELPEPPPGKTTAAFPGSYYVKSYMEMDSAKEAKADKKELCSLHKSLEQEKRDLEDPERPRQRKRRKPRVLFSQAQVYELERRFKQQKYLSAPERDHLANVLKLTSTQVKIWFQNRRYKCKRQRQDQTLEMVGIPPPRRIAVPVLVRDGKPCLGESSPYSSPYNVSINPYSYNAYPAYSNYNSPACNANYNCSYPSMQPMQPSAPANNFMNFSVGDLNSVQTPIPQGNAGISTLHGIRAW